In the genome of Candidatus Eisenbacteria bacterium, one region contains:
- a CDS encoding methylated-DNA--[protein]-cysteine S-methyltransferase: MINRHGTLLIHSPVGKILLAAREGELTHLLFADRQRRPAPMGDDTLAAARILADAEKQLQEYFCGRRRAFDLPLSPSGTAFQLSVWSALLEIPFGETVSYGELARRVGRAKAARAVGAANGANPISIIIPCHRVIGRNRRLTGYGGGLPAKKTLLQLEGGRLEGDQLGNTAD; this comes from the coding sequence ATGATCAACCGCCATGGAACCCTGCTGATTCATAGCCCTGTCGGAAAAATCCTCCTCGCCGCCCGTGAAGGGGAACTTACACATTTGCTCTTCGCCGATCGACAGCGCCGGCCGGCGCCTATGGGTGATGACACCTTGGCCGCCGCCCGGATCCTGGCCGATGCCGAGAAGCAATTGCAGGAGTATTTCTGCGGCCGGCGCCGCGCGTTCGATCTGCCGCTGAGCCCGAGTGGAACGGCGTTTCAGTTATCGGTGTGGTCCGCCCTGCTCGAGATTCCGTTCGGAGAAACCGTCAGCTATGGCGAGTTGGCCCGACGTGTGGGACGCGCAAAAGCGGCGCGGGCCGTGGGCGCGGCGAATGGAGCCAATCCCATCTCCATCATCATACCGTGCCACCGGGTGATCGGTCGGAATCGGCGTCTGACAGGGTACGGCGGGGGCCTGCCGGCCAAGAAAACGCTGCTTCAACTCGAGGGCGGGCGGCTGGAAGGGGATCAGCTGGGGAACACCGCCGATTAA
- a CDS encoding helix-turn-helix domain-containing protein, with product MELSHDICYRALRTRDARFDGRFFTGVTSTGVYCRPICPARTPQASHCTFFACAAAAEEAGFRPCRRCRPETAPGTPAWRGTSVTVSRALRLIEDGALDDAGVEDLVGRLGMGDRHLRRLFAEHLGASPLAIAQTRRVHFAKRMIEETTLSMTRIAFAAGYQNVRRFNAAIRQSFDSTPSEIRGRIHTAGSSGSSSSRKGTVALRLSYREPFDWNGLLDWMRPRAIPGVEQVEGRVYRRSVSMDPFHGVIELEPAPRKAAALILRAPVEAAPILLPMADRARALCDLSADPTLIMTQLSADPLLADAADRYPGLRVPGCWDRFELAVRAVLGQQVTVAGATRLAGKLVSRFGLSHARLYKGQDVPARSPGYPCRFFPHPEDLADADIAAIGMPAARARTIRTLARALCDGEPILELAPDLDTAIERLTALPGIGDWTAQYIAMRALREPDAFPAGDLGLQKALASAFDRAGDRSAGQRPSIVSLRERAEVWRPWRAYAAMLLWRTLTPPPRKDPQ from the coding sequence ATGGAACTCAGTCACGACATCTGCTATCGCGCTCTCCGCACGCGCGACGCCCGCTTCGACGGCCGATTCTTCACCGGCGTGACCAGCACCGGCGTCTACTGCCGGCCGATCTGCCCGGCCCGCACGCCACAAGCCTCGCATTGCACATTCTTTGCCTGCGCCGCCGCGGCGGAGGAGGCGGGATTCCGCCCCTGCCGCCGCTGCCGTCCCGAGACGGCGCCCGGCACCCCCGCCTGGCGGGGAACTTCCGTGACCGTGTCGCGCGCTCTGCGTCTGATTGAGGATGGCGCGCTTGACGACGCGGGTGTGGAGGATCTGGTGGGACGTCTCGGCATGGGCGACCGGCACCTGCGCCGCCTCTTTGCCGAGCATCTTGGGGCTTCCCCCCTGGCGATCGCGCAAACGCGCCGCGTCCACTTCGCCAAACGGATGATCGAGGAGACCACTTTGTCGATGACCCGCATCGCCTTCGCGGCGGGCTATCAAAATGTACGTCGCTTCAACGCCGCCATCCGCCAGTCCTTCGACAGCACACCGAGTGAGATCCGCGGGCGCATCCACACCGCCGGCTCATCCGGCAGTTCCTCCTCCCGCAAGGGAACCGTGGCGCTGCGCCTATCGTATCGAGAACCCTTCGATTGGAACGGCCTGCTGGACTGGATGAGGCCGCGGGCGATTCCGGGCGTTGAGCAGGTGGAGGGCCGGGTCTATCGCCGGAGCGTGTCGATGGATCCCTTTCACGGGGTGATTGAATTGGAGCCGGCTCCGCGCAAGGCGGCGGCGCTCATCCTGCGCGCGCCGGTCGAGGCGGCGCCGATCCTGCTGCCCATGGCCGATCGGGCGCGCGCGCTCTGCGATCTAAGCGCCGATCCCACCCTCATCATGACCCAGTTGAGCGCCGACCCGCTTCTTGCCGATGCCGCCGACCGGTATCCGGGGCTGCGCGTTCCCGGTTGCTGGGACCGGTTCGAGCTGGCCGTGCGGGCCGTCCTGGGCCAGCAAGTCACCGTCGCCGGCGCCACGCGGCTTGCCGGCAAATTGGTAAGTCGGTTCGGGCTTTCCCATGCCAGGTTATACAAAGGTCAGGATGTGCCCGCTCGCTCGCCCGGTTATCCCTGCCGATTCTTCCCCCACCCCGAGGACCTCGCCGACGCCGACATCGCCGCCATCGGGATGCCGGCCGCTCGGGCGCGGACGATCCGGACCCTGGCCCGAGCCCTCTGCGACGGTGAGCCGATCCTGGAATTGGCGCCGGACCTGGACACGGCGATCGAGCGATTGACCGCCCTGCCCGGCATCGGCGACTGGACCGCCCAGTACATCGCCATGCGGGCCCTGCGGGAGCCGGATGCTTTTCCCGCCGGCGATCTGGGATTGCAGAAGGCGCTGGCCTCCGCTTTCGATCGGGCCGGCGACAGATCCGCTGGACAACGGCCGAGTATCGTCTCCCTGAGAGAACGCGCCGAAGTGTGGCGGCCCTGGCGGGCCTATGCCGCCATGCTGCTCTGGCGCACATTAACACCACCTCCGCGAAAGGACCCCCAATGA
- a CDS encoding T9SS type A sorting domain-containing protein, which translates to MTLTIAAGVRVEFQGHYRLDVRGRLLAFGTASDPVLLTSGDPGAFKIDASLDGAWNGLRFERTSAVNNPSRLEYCVIEYAKSIRDSIFVGPLVCDDYSGLRVVNATIRRNVADYGAAVFCFHCASPQLTGCLIYDNYAFLGGAAVYTLDSYPRLINCTIAHNHDLNPEAMTEAAAVLSYFSKPRITDCILWDNTTNYFIPAQLWEVKPYNTTWSDIDGGWKGEGNIDLDPDFAGAGNDPYSLQSSSPCINAAAPDTAGLLLPALDRAGRPRVAGGRVDIGAYEERPLSNGPSGSSLTAHARLLPNRPNPFHPRTAIAFALDHPRKIAVEIFDLSGRRIRTLSHRRFDAGEHTLIWNGLDTSGRGVAPGVYWVQLRDGTILDSRKIILIR; encoded by the coding sequence GTGACCCTCACGATAGCGGCCGGCGTTCGAGTAGAGTTTCAGGGGCATTACCGGCTTGATGTGCGCGGCCGGCTGCTGGCCTTCGGCACGGCATCAGACCCCGTTTTGCTGACGAGCGGCGACCCGGGCGCTTTCAAGATCGATGCCTCTCTCGACGGCGCCTGGAACGGACTCCGCTTCGAGCGCACCAGCGCGGTCAATAATCCATCGCGGCTGGAGTATTGCGTGATCGAGTACGCTAAATCCATTCGCGATTCGATCTTCGTGGGCCCGCTGGTCTGCGATGATTATTCCGGATTGCGGGTCGTCAACGCGACGATTCGGCGCAATGTCGCCGATTACGGGGCGGCGGTGTTCTGTTTTCACTGCGCTTCGCCGCAATTGACCGGTTGCCTCATCTACGATAATTATGCATTCCTCGGCGGTGCGGCCGTTTACACACTCGATTCTTATCCCCGCCTCATCAATTGTACCATCGCTCATAATCATGACCTGAATCCCGAGGCGATGACCGAAGCGGCGGCCGTCCTTTCATACTTCTCAAAACCCCGGATCACCGATTGCATCCTGTGGGACAACACGACGAATTATTTTATCCCCGCGCAACTCTGGGAAGTTAAGCCCTACAACACAACCTGGTCGGATATCGATGGCGGCTGGAAGGGCGAGGGGAATATCGACCTCGACCCGGATTTTGCGGGGGCGGGGAACGATCCTTACAGCCTGCAATCCAGCTCGCCGTGCATCAATGCCGCGGCGCCGGATACGGCGGGGCTGCTGCTGCCCGCTCTTGACCGCGCGGGCCGGCCGCGGGTCGCCGGCGGACGCGTCGATATCGGCGCTTACGAGGAAAGGCCTCTGTCCAACGGTCCGTCGGGCTCATCCTTGACCGCCCACGCCCGCCTGCTGCCGAACAGGCCCAACCCCTTCCATCCGCGAACCGCAATCGCCTTTGCGCTTGATCACCCGCGAAAAATCGCCGTCGAGATTTTCGATCTGTCAGGGCGCAGGATCAGAACATTGTCGCATCGGCGCTTCGACGCCGGTGAGCATACATTGATTTGGAACGGCCTGGACACTTCCGGCCGCGGCGTCGCCCCCGGCGTCTACTGGGTTCAACTGCGCGATGGCACCATCCTCGATTCCCGCAAGATCATCCTCATTCGCTAG
- a CDS encoding transposase, which yields MLLPEPKTSSRHIERFNRTLREEALNHFIFLGVDHIRRVIVSDQDNYALLLVSSWAFPEVPT from the coding sequence ATGCTTTTGCCAGAACCGAAAACATCATCACGACATATCGAACGATTCAACAGGACGCTCCGGGAGGAGGCGCTGAACCACTTTATCTTTCTCGGTGTTGATCACATCCGCCGGGTTATTGTCAGTGACCAGGACAACTACGCCCTGCTTTTAGTCAGCTCCTGGGCCTTCCCCGAAGTTCCTACATGA
- a CDS encoding TrkA family potassium uptake protein, protein MKRFAVIGLGNFGFHMAKALFEDGNEVVAIDTDKSRVQSIDTYSSEAVVLDAMDNESLRSLGLENMDAVIVSTGNRISTSILICLHLQEMGVKKILVKAVDEDHEKVLRRVGATEIIHPERDMALRLSKTLSRPNILDFIPLAEGFDLVQVGPPYEFIGKSLRELNLRAKYNVHVIAIKELIPQGFTLVPSATFVIKDSDILLILGQTEDIKRIKALK, encoded by the coding sequence ATGAAACGGTTCGCAGTGATAGGTCTCGGGAATTTCGGGTTTCATATGGCGAAGGCGCTATTCGAAGATGGGAATGAAGTTGTCGCAATAGACACGGACAAGTCCCGGGTGCAGAGCATAGATACGTACTCTTCGGAGGCGGTGGTCCTCGATGCGATGGATAATGAGTCGCTGAGATCTCTCGGGCTGGAGAACATGGATGCAGTCATAGTCTCAACGGGTAATAGGATCAGTACCAGCATCCTCATATGCCTTCACCTTCAGGAGATGGGCGTGAAGAAGATCCTGGTGAAGGCAGTCGACGAAGACCATGAAAAGGTCCTTCGCCGGGTGGGGGCGACGGAGATCATTCACCCGGAGAGGGATATGGCGCTGCGCCTTTCCAAGACCCTGTCCCGACCGAACATTCTGGACTTCATCCCGCTTGCGGAGGGATTCGACCTCGTCCAGGTTGGCCCACCGTACGAGTTCATCGGGAAAAGCCTAAGAGAACTCAATCTACGGGCCAAGTACAATGTTCACGTTATTGCGATCAAGGAGCTGATACCTCAAGGATTTACCCTGGTACCATCGGCCACCTTTGTTATTAAGGACAGCGACATCCTCTTAATTCTGGGGCAAACGGAGGACATTAAGCGGATCAAGGCACTGAAGTAG
- a CDS encoding TrkH family potassium uptake protein produces the protein MMLRMRLLKAHPASIVLASFLLAITVGALILMLPLSTRGGHIDWLDAAFTATSAVCVTGLVVVDTGSYFTMFGQCVILALIQIGGLGVMTISVALFRWLGRSVSIRGRMVMQDLFAHTPRADIFSLIKSVLLFTIGAEVVGAILLSVHWAGELGTWRAMYTAIFHAVSAFCNAGFSLFPDSMVRYSGSALLNLTVCFLIIAGGIGFPVLYDLQLKVLRRGNEKHRLAVQTRAVLLTSAVLIIAGAAMFAVLEGQAHGSQQHSLIHRLMVPLFQSITCRTAGFNTVDIASLTNATLAMMIVLMFFGASPGSCGGGIKTTTLAVLVAFSVGRIRRKSRVNMFKKSIPAETVSRSVALVLVSIGIIGVVLFMMLASEDGSGVGVGDQERGFLALMFETVSAFGTVGLSMGVTPELSAWGKSLIIGMMILGRVGVLTFAYVIVGTGPKNGIEYSEENLMVG, from the coding sequence ATGATGCTGCGAATGAGACTCCTCAAAGCGCACCCCGCAAGCATCGTGCTGGCGAGTTTTCTCCTGGCCATCACTGTGGGCGCGCTCATCCTCATGCTTCCATTGTCGACAAGGGGCGGGCATATCGATTGGCTGGATGCGGCGTTCACGGCCACATCCGCGGTATGCGTTACGGGTCTTGTAGTCGTGGATACGGGTAGCTACTTCACGATGTTCGGGCAGTGCGTGATCCTCGCGCTGATTCAGATCGGCGGTCTAGGTGTCATGACCATCTCTGTGGCCCTCTTTCGTTGGCTCGGCAGGAGTGTCTCAATCCGCGGCCGTATGGTCATGCAGGACCTGTTCGCACATACACCTCGTGCAGACATCTTTAGCCTCATCAAGAGCGTACTGCTCTTCACGATTGGGGCGGAGGTGGTGGGGGCCATTCTTCTATCGGTGCATTGGGCGGGAGAGCTCGGAACGTGGCGGGCGATGTACACGGCGATCTTCCATGCGGTGTCTGCGTTCTGCAACGCCGGCTTCTCGCTCTTCCCGGATAGCATGGTGCGGTACAGCGGCAGCGCGCTACTAAATTTGACGGTCTGCTTCTTGATCATTGCGGGGGGAATCGGTTTTCCTGTTTTGTATGACCTTCAACTGAAGGTTCTAAGGCGCGGGAATGAAAAGCACCGCCTCGCCGTGCAGACGAGAGCGGTGTTGCTTACGAGTGCGGTTCTGATCATTGCGGGCGCGGCCATGTTTGCGGTCTTAGAGGGCCAGGCCCACGGCAGCCAACAACATTCGCTGATCCACCGGTTGATGGTTCCACTCTTTCAGTCGATTACCTGCCGCACGGCCGGCTTCAACACGGTCGACATAGCTTCGCTTACGAACGCAACTCTTGCGATGATGATCGTCCTCATGTTCTTTGGTGCGTCGCCGGGATCGTGTGGCGGCGGAATCAAGACGACCACGCTGGCGGTGCTGGTTGCCTTCAGCGTTGGGCGCATCCGGAGAAAATCTCGAGTCAATATGTTCAAGAAGAGCATTCCGGCAGAAACCGTCTCCCGAAGTGTGGCACTTGTGTTGGTGTCGATTGGGATCATTGGGGTGGTGCTGTTCATGATGTTGGCGAGTGAAGACGGAAGCGGAGTCGGCGTGGGTGATCAGGAACGGGGCTTTCTTGCCCTTATGTTCGAGACGGTCTCTGCATTTGGTACCGTGGGTTTGTCTATGGGTGTGACGCCGGAGCTCAGTGCGTGGGGCAAGAGCTTGATAATTGGAATGATGATTCTCGGTCGGGTGGGCGTGTTGACGTTTGCATACGTCATAGTAGGGACGGGACCGAAGAACGGGATTGAATATTCCGAAGAGAATCTAATGGTCGGATAG
- a CDS encoding cell wall metabolism sensor histidine kinase WalK gives MTLKRRILIGYGVAFTLMALVVAWAVANLVSLGKATDAILSENYRSILAAENMVDVLERQDSGILIMLLGDPGKGIAQFRDNEADFLEWLARAKDNITIQGEAEIVQSIEADYAGYRQQFSTLTEIRHPSKTSQDPPIAIYEESVQPLFEQVRDLCVELRHLNEETMYAASLTARTVATRAIWSTAIVAASALIVALIFSFLLAGRIVRPIRQFMEASRKISSGDYTVQIPVETGDELGHLAGEFNAMAEQLGRYNEMNIDQIIAEKNKGEAILSSIEDGLVVFDTALKVVGINPSARRVLDLEFSESSSLHCMDILPDQSIRDLVRSTIETGAQPDVPDEQRIVSLPSKQGTRHFLISVTGIRGRDRTLTGALLLLRDVTRMKEVERLKSEFVMAASHELRTPLTSLGMSVDLLLEHVAPRLGEKERELLGAAHEEVNRMKTLVNDLLDLSRIEAGKIDLEFETVPVSTLFQHVDSVFRSQMDMKDLTLETTLQEGLVPVRADANKITWVLSNLVSNALRYVSKGGHIELSAQKIGPHVRVAVRDDGSGIPAEYQSKIFQKFVQVKGREGGGTGLGLAICKEIVRAHGGAIWVESVPGRGSTFTFTLPVA, from the coding sequence ATGACGTTGAAGAGGAGAATCCTGATTGGATATGGCGTCGCCTTCACACTCATGGCCCTTGTGGTCGCGTGGGCGGTTGCGAACCTGGTGTCTCTCGGCAAGGCAACCGACGCAATCCTGAGTGAGAACTATCGGAGCATCCTTGCTGCCGAGAACATGGTGGATGTCTTGGAGCGGCAGGATAGCGGGATACTCATCATGCTTCTGGGTGATCCCGGGAAGGGAATCGCGCAATTCAGAGACAACGAGGCGGACTTCCTGGAGTGGTTAGCCCGCGCGAAGGACAACATCACAATTCAAGGCGAGGCAGAAATCGTCCAATCCATTGAGGCGGATTATGCCGGATATCGACAGCAGTTTTCCACACTCACGGAGATCCGCCATCCGTCTAAGACGTCTCAGGATCCTCCAATCGCCATCTACGAGGAGTCGGTACAGCCTCTCTTCGAACAGGTCCGTGATCTCTGCGTTGAGCTTCGTCATCTCAATGAGGAAACGATGTATGCCGCCAGCCTCACGGCCCGGACCGTGGCGACTCGAGCCATCTGGTCTACAGCGATCGTGGCGGCATCCGCGCTGATTGTTGCTTTGATCTTCAGCTTCCTGCTGGCCGGACGGATTGTTCGGCCGATTCGGCAGTTCATGGAGGCATCTCGGAAGATCTCCTCGGGAGACTACACCGTTCAGATACCAGTGGAAACCGGAGATGAGCTTGGGCACCTAGCCGGTGAGTTCAATGCAATGGCCGAACAGCTTGGCCGGTATAACGAGATGAACATCGATCAGATCATTGCGGAGAAGAACAAAGGTGAAGCGATTCTCTCGAGCATTGAGGATGGTCTCGTAGTGTTTGATACGGCACTCAAGGTCGTCGGCATTAATCCCAGCGCCCGCCGCGTACTCGACTTGGAGTTCTCCGAGAGTTCCTCTCTGCACTGTATGGACATTCTACCCGATCAAAGCATCCGGGATCTCGTCCGTAGCACCATCGAGACAGGAGCGCAGCCGGACGTCCCGGACGAACAGAGAATCGTTAGCCTGCCATCCAAGCAGGGGACCCGGCACTTCCTCATATCCGTAACAGGTATTCGCGGAAGGGACAGGACTCTCACTGGTGCTTTGCTCCTGTTAAGGGATGTCACTCGCATGAAAGAAGTGGAGAGGCTGAAGAGCGAGTTCGTCATGGCGGCGTCTCATGAGCTCCGCACCCCACTAACCAGCCTGGGAATGAGCGTTGACCTGCTCCTGGAGCATGTAGCGCCCAGGCTTGGCGAGAAGGAGCGCGAGCTCCTGGGGGCGGCTCACGAGGAAGTCAACAGGATGAAGACACTGGTCAATGACCTCCTTGACCTGTCGCGGATCGAGGCCGGGAAGATCGATTTGGAGTTTGAAACGGTCCCGGTATCGACTCTGTTTCAGCATGTTGATTCTGTCTTCAGAAGCCAGATGGACATGAAAGACCTGACGCTGGAGACGACGTTGCAGGAGGGACTGGTCCCTGTCCGCGCGGATGCGAATAAGATCACATGGGTATTGTCGAACCTAGTCTCCAACGCCCTCCGCTATGTGAGCAAGGGCGGCCATATCGAACTCTCGGCGCAAAAGATCGGGCCGCACGTCCGTGTGGCAGTGCGGGACGATGGTTCCGGCATTCCAGCTGAATACCAATCAAAGATCTTCCAGAAGTTCGTCCAAGTGAAGGGGCGGGAGGGGGGCGGAACCGGACTCGGCCTCGCCATCTGTAAGGAGATCGTGCGGGCTCACGGTGGCGCCATCTGGGTCGAGTCGGTTCCTGGTCGAGGAAGCACTTTCACATTCACGCTTCCGGTGGCATGA
- a CDS encoding sigma-54 dependent transcriptional regulator → MTTNTEGKGLLLNILVVDDEANIRKTLSYCLVAEGHSVISVSNPADALEEARRRSFDLAFVDLKLGVEDGMELIPVLLSDSPWTKIVVITAHASIESVVEAMRRGATDYIAKPFTPDQVKLLTQRISKIRELETELAALKEDMQRLGPEDRLQSKNAGMQRVIETARKAAPSEAIVLLQGESGTGKSVFARAIHHWSPRKSKPLGVVACPSVPSDLLESELFGHIRGAFTGAVRDNPGRIAACEGGTLLLDEIGDIAPAVQAKLLRFIQDKEYERVGDAKSRRADVRIIAATNANLEERVAEGRFREDLFYRLNVISLTIPPLRERPEDIMPLATDFLAHFCRVNHKRRLGFTAEAESALTNHPWPGNIRELRNTIERAVILGSGEQVGKSDLPNKMSPATGTPAIGEMVPMSTIEELHIRRILAITSSLQEAADVLGMDQATLWRRRRTYGI, encoded by the coding sequence ATGACGACGAACACTGAAGGTAAGGGTCTCCTCCTCAACATCCTCGTTGTAGACGACGAGGCCAATATCCGAAAGACGCTCTCATACTGCCTGGTGGCTGAAGGGCATAGCGTGATTTCGGTAAGCAATCCCGCCGACGCTCTGGAGGAAGCCCGGAGACGGTCCTTCGACCTGGCCTTCGTGGATCTCAAGCTGGGCGTTGAAGATGGCATGGAGTTGATACCTGTGCTGTTGTCGGATTCACCTTGGACCAAGATCGTGGTTATCACGGCCCACGCATCCATCGAGAGTGTCGTCGAGGCAATGAGGCGAGGTGCCACGGACTACATCGCCAAACCCTTCACCCCGGATCAAGTCAAGCTCCTTACCCAGCGCATAAGCAAGATCCGGGAACTGGAGACGGAGCTCGCCGCGCTCAAGGAAGACATGCAGAGGCTCGGTCCGGAGGATCGCCTTCAGAGCAAGAATGCCGGCATGCAACGGGTGATTGAGACGGCAAGGAAAGCCGCGCCCTCAGAGGCGATTGTCCTGCTTCAAGGGGAAAGCGGCACGGGAAAGTCGGTATTTGCGAGGGCGATCCATCACTGGAGTCCGAGGAAGTCGAAACCCCTGGGAGTTGTGGCGTGTCCTTCGGTGCCGTCCGACCTCCTCGAGAGCGAGTTGTTTGGCCACATCAGGGGGGCGTTCACGGGTGCCGTGCGAGACAACCCGGGTCGCATTGCCGCCTGCGAAGGCGGAACGCTCTTGCTGGATGAAATCGGGGATATTGCCCCCGCGGTTCAGGCGAAGTTGTTGAGGTTCATCCAGGACAAGGAGTACGAACGCGTCGGTGACGCCAAGAGCCGCAGGGCCGATGTGCGCATCATCGCGGCGACCAACGCCAACCTCGAAGAGCGAGTGGCTGAGGGCCGTTTTCGTGAGGACTTGTTTTATCGCCTCAACGTCATCAGCCTGACAATTCCGCCGCTGCGAGAACGACCGGAAGATATCATGCCGCTGGCTACCGATTTCCTTGCCCATTTCTGCCGGGTCAACCACAAGAGGCGGCTCGGGTTCACCGCGGAGGCGGAGAGTGCGCTGACCAATCACCCATGGCCTGGGAATATCCGAGAACTTCGCAATACCATCGAGCGAGCCGTGATCCTGGGCAGCGGCGAACAGGTTGGGAAATCCGATCTTCCTAACAAAATGAGCCCGGCCACGGGCACACCCGCCATCGGCGAGATGGTGCCCATGTCGACGATCGAAGAGTTGCATATCAGAAGAATCCTCGCCATCACCTCCTCGCTCCAGGAAGCGGCTGACGTTCTGGGCATGGACCAGGCGACGCTTTGGCGCAGGAGGAGGACCTACGGAATCTGA
- a CDS encoding acyl-CoA dehydrogenase family protein: protein MDELLTQENRDYRQKARDFAEKYVRPIAAKYDRLQEYPWEYMEALRKEKLTGVWIPREYGGHGSGLLNLCIVAEEISCACGGMGIAYAVNALGSFPIILSGSEEQKEKWLRPVATGEKLIAFGLSEIEAGSDVGSMKTTAIRDGDHYVINGVKKWNTNGGIAELYTVFAATDPERGSRGISAIVVEKGTPGFKIGKIEDKMGIRCVPVVELEFDNCRVPVKNLLGDKEGLGFKQAMQTLELARPGVAAQAVGLAQGALDLAAQYASERVQFGQPIISFQAINFMLADMATQTEAARQLVYSVARAADQGIKNLGKYSAMAKVFATDTAMKVTTDAVQIYGGNGYMKDYPIEKYMRDAKITQIYEGTNQIQRLVIGRTITRETASKKKEE, encoded by the coding sequence ATGGATGAACTTTTGACACAAGAGAATCGAGACTACCGGCAAAAAGCCAGGGATTTCGCGGAGAAATATGTCCGTCCCATCGCGGCGAAATATGACCGGTTGCAGGAATATCCCTGGGAATATATGGAGGCGCTGCGGAAAGAGAAACTGACCGGAGTCTGGATTCCGAGAGAGTACGGCGGACATGGCTCCGGATTGTTAAACCTCTGCATCGTCGCGGAAGAGATCTCTTGCGCCTGCGGCGGCATGGGTATCGCCTACGCCGTCAACGCCCTCGGTTCTTTCCCCATCATTCTCAGCGGATCTGAAGAGCAAAAAGAGAAATGGCTCAGACCGGTGGCGACCGGCGAGAAGCTCATTGCCTTTGGATTGTCTGAGATCGAGGCCGGGTCGGATGTCGGTTCGATGAAGACGACGGCCATCCGTGACGGTGATCATTATGTCATCAACGGCGTGAAGAAATGGAACACGAACGGCGGGATTGCGGAATTGTACACCGTCTTCGCCGCCACCGATCCCGAGCGGGGCAGCCGCGGTATCAGCGCCATTGTCGTCGAGAAGGGCACGCCCGGATTCAAGATCGGCAAGATCGAAGATAAGATGGGCATCCGCTGTGTGCCCGTGGTCGAATTGGAATTTGACAATTGCCGGGTGCCCGTGAAGAACCTGCTCGGCGACAAGGAAGGCCTCGGATTCAAACAAGCGATGCAAACCCTCGAATTGGCGCGGCCGGGCGTGGCGGCGCAAGCCGTCGGTTTGGCCCAGGGAGCGCTTGACCTGGCGGCGCAATACGCCAGTGAGCGGGTGCAGTTCGGTCAGCCGATCATCTCCTTTCAGGCGATCAACTTTATGCTGGCGGATATGGCCACGCAGACCGAAGCGGCGCGCCAGCTCGTCTATTCCGTCGCGCGGGCGGCCGATCAGGGCATCAAGAATCTCGGCAAATACTCGGCGATGGCGAAGGTCTTCGCGACCGACACGGCGATGAAGGTGACGACCGATGCCGTTCAGATCTACGGCGGCAACGGATATATGAAAGATTATCCGATTGAAAAGTATATGCGCGATGCAAAGATCACGCAGATCTATGAAGGCACGAACCAGATACAGCGCCTGGTCATCGGCCGGACGATCACGCGGGAGACGGCGTCGAAGAAGAAGGAAGAGTAG